A genome region from Microcella alkaliphila includes the following:
- a CDS encoding Gfo/Idh/MocA family protein — MAHTHLGWGILATGGIAHAFASDLTREGFRIAAVGSRREDAARAFATEFGIPNAHASYEALVADDSVDVVYVATPHPMHVENALLAIDAGKHVLIEKPVTLNARDAQRIADRASERGVVVMEAMWTRFLPHMVRVRELLASGVLGEVRTVLADHTQALPTNPEHRLQNPDLGGGALLDLGIYPVSFAVDVLGLPQGIRAHASMTATGVDRQTAMIFDYADGRQAVLHTALDTAGPNRAAIIGTEGTIEIDRVFYTPTSFTHYDRSWSVVERFEQPVATRGMHFQAAELESRVAGAAPTELPFDESVAIMGLLDEVRSQIGLVYPAEAAQTGSVS; from the coding sequence ATGGCGCACACCCACCTCGGCTGGGGCATTCTCGCGACGGGCGGCATCGCCCACGCGTTCGCATCCGACCTCACCCGCGAGGGTTTCCGCATCGCGGCGGTCGGATCACGGCGAGAGGATGCTGCGCGCGCGTTCGCGACGGAATTCGGCATCCCGAACGCTCACGCCAGCTACGAGGCGCTCGTCGCCGACGACAGCGTCGACGTGGTCTACGTGGCCACCCCGCACCCGATGCACGTCGAAAACGCGCTGCTCGCGATCGACGCCGGCAAGCACGTGCTCATCGAGAAGCCGGTCACGCTGAATGCGCGCGATGCGCAGCGCATCGCGGATCGTGCATCCGAGCGCGGTGTCGTCGTCATGGAGGCGATGTGGACGCGGTTCCTGCCGCACATGGTGCGCGTTCGCGAACTGCTCGCGAGCGGCGTGCTCGGCGAGGTGCGCACGGTCCTCGCCGACCACACCCAGGCGTTGCCGACGAATCCCGAGCATCGACTGCAGAACCCCGACCTCGGGGGTGGCGCGCTGCTCGACCTCGGCATCTACCCCGTCTCGTTTGCCGTCGACGTACTCGGCCTGCCGCAGGGTATTCGCGCACACGCCTCGATGACCGCGACCGGCGTCGACCGCCAGACCGCGATGATCTTCGACTACGCCGACGGTCGCCAGGCGGTGCTGCACACCGCGCTCGACACGGCCGGCCCCAACCGGGCGGCGATCATCGGGACGGAGGGCACAATCGAGATCGACCGCGTGTTCTACACGCCCACGTCTTTCACGCATTACGACCGCTCGTGGTCGGTCGTCGAGCGCTTCGAGCAGCCTGTGGCGACGCGCGGGATGCACTTCCAGGCCGCTGAGTTGGAATCGCGGGTCGCGGGCGCCGCACCGACCGAGCTGCCGTTCGACGAGTCGGTCGCCATCATGGGTCTACTCGACGAGGTGAGATCGCAGATCGGGCTCGTCTACCCGGCCGAGGCCGCGCAGACTGGCTCGGTATCATGA